A section of the Streptomyces sp. NBC_01591 genome encodes:
- the mtrA gene encoding two-component system response regulator MtrA — protein MMSNMKGRVLVVDDDTALAEMLGIVLRGEGFEPSFVADGDKALAAFREAKPDLVLLDLMLPGRDGIEVCRLIRAESGVPIVMLTAKSDTVDVVVGLESGADDYIVKPFKPKELVARIRARLRRSEEPAPEQLAIGDLVIDVAGHSVKREGQSIALTPLEFDLLVALARKPWQVFTREVLLEQVWGYRHAADTRLVNVHVQRLRSKVEKDPERPEIVVTVRGVGYKAGPS, from the coding sequence ATGATGTCGAATATGAAGGGACGCGTCCTTGTCGTCGACGACGACACCGCACTGGCCGAGATGCTCGGGATTGTGCTGCGTGGTGAAGGGTTCGAGCCGTCGTTCGTAGCGGACGGCGACAAGGCACTTGCCGCATTTCGTGAGGCCAAACCGGACCTGGTCCTGCTGGATCTCATGCTGCCCGGTAGGGACGGCATCGAGGTCTGCAGGTTGATCAGGGCCGAGTCGGGTGTGCCGATCGTCATGCTCACTGCCAAGAGCGACACGGTTGATGTGGTGGTGGGTCTGGAGTCCGGGGCCGACGACTACATCGTCAAGCCGTTCAAACCTAAGGAGTTGGTTGCCCGGATCAGGGCACGTCTGCGGAGGTCCGAGGAACCGGCGCCGGAGCAGCTGGCCATCGGGGACCTGGTCATCGATGTGGCCGGTCACTCGGTGAAGCGGGAGGGGCAGTCGATCGCCCTCACCCCGCTGGAATTCGACCTGCTGGTCGCGCTCGCCCGTAAGCCGTGGCAGGTCTTCACCCGTGAGGTGCTGCTCGAGCAGGTGTGGGGATACCGCCACGCCGCCGACACCCGGCTGGTGAATGTGCATGTCCAGCGGCTGCGTTCCAAGGTCGAGAAGGACCCGGAGCGGCCGGAGATCGTGGTGACCGTCCGAGGAGTCGGTTACAAGGCCGGACCGAGCTGA
- the mtnA gene encoding S-methyl-5-thioribose-1-phosphate isomerase has protein sequence MADQDAQSPVGIEPSALPVLRWTEPPEGPALVLLDQTRLPAEEAELVCTDVPALVQAIRTLAVRGAPLLGIAGAYGVALAAARGDDVVAAAGLLERARPTAVNLGYGVRRAAGAYQEAVGKGADPGRAAAAALAEAGALHREDAEASGRMARYGLALLDELLAGGGGHRLLTHCNTGALVSGGEGTAFAVALGAHREGRLRRLWVDETRPLLQGARLTAYEASRNGMPYSLLTDNAAGSLFAAGEVDAVLIGADRIAADGSVANKVGSYPLAVLAKYHHVPFIVVAPTTTVDLDTADGASIVVEQRPGSEVTELTSLQAGMAGADAGGLLVAPAGTPAYNPAFDVTPPELVTAIVTEEGAISPVTGVGLAELCARSSQVTIS, from the coding sequence ATGGCTGATCAGGACGCGCAATCGCCGGTGGGCATCGAGCCTTCCGCGCTTCCCGTACTTCGCTGGACCGAGCCGCCGGAAGGCCCCGCACTGGTGCTCCTCGACCAGACGCGGCTTCCGGCGGAGGAAGCCGAACTGGTGTGCACCGATGTGCCTGCTCTGGTGCAGGCGATCCGGACGCTGGCGGTGCGCGGCGCCCCCTTGCTGGGTATCGCGGGGGCCTACGGGGTGGCTCTCGCGGCGGCGCGGGGGGACGACGTGGTGGCGGCCGCCGGGCTGCTGGAGCGGGCGCGGCCCACCGCGGTGAATCTCGGGTACGGGGTACGGCGGGCCGCCGGGGCATATCAGGAGGCCGTCGGGAAAGGGGCGGATCCGGGGCGGGCCGCCGCGGCGGCGCTGGCCGAGGCCGGGGCGCTGCATCGGGAGGATGCCGAGGCCAGCGGGCGCATGGCGCGGTACGGCCTTGCCTTGTTGGACGAGCTGCTGGCCGGTGGGGGCGGGCATCGCCTGCTGACGCACTGCAATACGGGGGCGCTCGTCTCCGGTGGTGAGGGAACTGCCTTCGCGGTGGCGCTCGGGGCTCACCGGGAGGGGCGGCTGCGGCGGCTGTGGGTGGACGAGACGCGTCCGCTGCTGCAGGGTGCCCGGCTGACCGCGTACGAGGCGTCGCGCAACGGGATGCCGTACAGCCTGCTCACGGACAATGCCGCGGGTTCGCTGTTCGCCGCGGGGGAGGTGGATGCCGTGCTCATCGGGGCGGACCGCATCGCCGCGGACGGGTCGGTGGCGAACAAGGTGGGGAGCTATCCGCTGGCGGTGCTCGCGAAATACCACCACGTACCGTTCATCGTGGTCGCGCCGACCACGACCGTGGATCTGGACACCGCGGACGGAGCGTCGATCGTCGTCGAGCAGCGGCCGGGCAGCGAGGTGACGGAGCTCACATCGCTGCAGGCCGGGATGGCGGGCGCGGATGCCGGCGGACTGCTCGTGGCACCGGCGGGAACCCCCGCGTACAACCCTGCGTTCGACGTCACGCCGCCGGAGCTGGTCACGGCGATCGTCACGGAGGAGGGCGCAATTTCCCCGGTCACGGGGGTCGGACTGGCAGAGCTGTGTGCCAGATCATCGCAGGTAACGATTAGCTAA
- a CDS encoding LpqB family beta-propeller domain-containing protein, whose amino-acid sequence MGTDRRRDGHGRVLGLFALLGCGVVLLSACGSMPVTGDVKAVDASQPGDSQVQVYAVAPRDNATPNEVVDGFLESMTSDDPRFRTTRQYLTKKAAETWKPNAFTTVLTKAPNRNDRPVRDSDHNITEATYTLTGEKVATVDEQSAYQPLAPTDYNQTLHLVRENGPDGKEWRIDLVPDGLLLGQSDFKRLYRSVNKYYFAAGRSEGQSTLVADPVYLRSRTDPVTGMDTVTQSVRSLLAGPTSWLRPVVTSRFPPGTALKKGVTSLAPDDRNVLKIPLDKKADGVGQRSCRMMASQILYTLRDLTSARVEQVELQRSDGSPLCLLGADQAEEFAPDGSSSGPDSQYFVGAKGHVERIPGSTKGSGAPETVSGPLGDGPVRMGAVGVARDEQSAAAVSRDGASLYVSSIVSGGELPAASVTSKAHDAKNRLSTPSWDGRGDLWVADRDPDSRRLLRLAGGTGEPQEVAVPDLDGGRIEALRMSADGVRIALLVTQDGRNTLKIGRIERRGPASEQQVSVVELRQAAPQLMDVTAMSWSGRSRLVVVGKEQGGVQQVRYVQADGSTSASGVLPGVNQVSSVAAADDEQLPLMAATSSDGIVKLSPGDNWQTVVKEGSSLVYPG is encoded by the coding sequence GTGGGCACTGACCGTCGCAGGGACGGCCATGGACGCGTGCTGGGGCTGTTCGCGCTGCTCGGATGCGGTGTGGTGCTGCTGTCCGCGTGCGGCTCGATGCCCGTCACCGGGGATGTCAAGGCTGTCGACGCCTCGCAGCCCGGCGACTCCCAGGTGCAGGTCTACGCCGTCGCGCCACGTGACAACGCCACCCCCAACGAGGTGGTCGACGGCTTCCTGGAGTCCATGACCAGTGACGACCCGCGCTTCAGGACGACCCGTCAGTACCTGACGAAGAAGGCGGCCGAGACGTGGAAGCCGAACGCGTTCACCACCGTGCTCACCAAGGCGCCGAACCGGAACGACCGTCCCGTCCGCGACAGCGACCACAACATCACCGAGGCCACCTACACCCTGACCGGTGAGAAGGTGGCGACGGTCGACGAGCAGAGCGCCTATCAGCCGCTCGCACCCACCGACTACAACCAGACCCTGCACCTGGTGAGGGAGAACGGGCCGGACGGCAAGGAGTGGCGGATCGACCTCGTGCCGGACGGTCTTCTGCTCGGGCAGTCGGACTTCAAGCGTCTCTACCGCTCCGTCAACAAGTACTACTTCGCGGCGGGGCGGTCGGAGGGGCAGTCGACCCTGGTCGCCGACCCCGTCTATCTCCGTAGCCGGACGGATCCCGTCACGGGGATGGACACCGTGACACAGTCCGTCCGCAGCCTCCTTGCGGGGCCGACCAGTTGGCTGCGGCCGGTGGTCACATCCCGGTTTCCTCCCGGTACGGCGCTGAAGAAGGGGGTCACTTCGCTGGCGCCCGACGACCGCAACGTACTGAAGATCCCGCTCGACAAGAAGGCGGACGGCGTCGGGCAGCGTTCCTGTCGCATGATGGCCTCGCAGATCCTCTACACCCTGAGGGATCTGACGTCCGCGCGGGTCGAGCAGGTCGAACTGCAGCGTTCCGACGGCTCCCCGCTGTGTCTGCTCGGGGCGGACCAGGCGGAGGAGTTCGCTCCTGACGGTTCGTCCAGCGGGCCGGACAGTCAGTATTTCGTCGGTGCCAAGGGGCATGTGGAACGCATTCCCGGCAGTACCAAGGGCAGCGGAGCCCCGGAGACGGTGTCCGGCCCGCTCGGTGACGGACCGGTGCGGATGGGGGCGGTCGGTGTGGCCAGGGACGAGCAGTCGGCGGCGGCGGTCTCGCGCGACGGGGCGTCCCTGTACGTGTCGTCCATCGTCTCGGGCGGCGAACTTCCCGCGGCCTCGGTGACCAGTAAGGCCCACGACGCGAAGAACCGTCTGTCGACACCGAGCTGGGACGGCCGGGGCGACCTGTGGGTGGCCGACCGGGATCCCGACAGCCGCAGACTGCTGAGACTGGCCGGTGGTACCGGCGAGCCGCAGGAGGTTGCCGTGCCCGACCTGGACGGCGGGCGGATCGAGGCGTTGCGCATGTCCGCGGACGGAGTGCGGATCGCCCTGCTGGTGACCCAGGACGGCCGCAACACGCTGAAGATCGGCCGGATCGAGCGGCGCGGGCCGGCATCGGAGCAGCAGGTGTCGGTGGTGGAGCTGCGTCAGGCCGCGCCACAGCTGATGGATGTGACCGCCATGTCGTGGTCGGGCCGCAGCCGCCTCGTGGTTGTCGGCAAGGAGCAGGGTGGCGTGCAGCAGGTGCGCTATGTGCAGGCGGACGGTTCGACGTCCGCGTCGGGCGTGCTGCCCGGCGTGAACCAGGTGTCGTCGGTCGCGGCGGCGGACGACGAGCAGCTTCCGCTGATGGCGGCCACGTCCAGCGACGGGATCGTGAAGCTGTCGCCCGGCGACAACTGGCAGACGGTGGTCAAGGAAGGCTCGTCGCTGGTCTACCCGGGCTGA
- the mtrB gene encoding MtrAB system histidine kinase MtrB: protein MPPSSAAPQPGEPGARAERAAGAGHKAFRIGRLLQGGRLFHDRALGGPVPRLLMRWVRRPLLPAVRLWRRNLQLRVVAGTLLMSLGVVLLLGLVVIGQVRNGLLDAKGKAAQTQAAGGFAAAQEKANAPLTPGGQGGDTADGATANNSWRTELVDQLASGGKNAFNVVALSADEGTRAPRGSGSVEAVSIPQRLRDAVNKEPGAFQTYSEIQYANGQQPQPGLVVGKRLYDNDHNPYQLYYLFPLTQEEKSLTLIKGTLATAGLFVVVLLGAIAWFVVRQVVTPVRMAAGIAERLSAGRLQERMKVTGEDDIARLGEAFNKMAQNLQLKIQQLEELSRMQRRFVSDVSHELRTPLTTVRMAADVIHEARSDFDPVTARSAELLGDQLDRFESLLSDLLEISRFDAGAAALEAEPIDLRQVVRRVIGGAEPLAERKGTRIRVAGDEQPVIAEADARRVERVLRNLVVNAVEHGEGRDVVVRMGVAGGAVAVAVRDYGVGLKPGEATRVFNRFWRADPARARTTGGTGLGLSIAVEDARLHGGWLQAWGEPGGGSQFRLTLPRTADEPLRGSPIPLEPEDSRSNRENRERAAAAPKTGSEYRLTAVPTQPGGNDRSALPVPSRTPVAPRTAPASVHPAALPGSGARVVARHAEDRSGGEFDTAVQDPERGDTNRGH, encoded by the coding sequence ATGCCCCCGAGTAGCGCTGCTCCGCAGCCCGGGGAGCCGGGAGCCCGTGCGGAGCGGGCTGCCGGTGCAGGACACAAGGCGTTCCGGATCGGGCGCCTTCTGCAGGGCGGCCGGTTGTTTCACGACCGGGCGCTTGGCGGCCCCGTGCCGCGATTGCTGATGCGTTGGGTGCGGCGTCCGCTGCTGCCCGCCGTACGGCTCTGGCGGCGCAACCTCCAGCTGCGGGTCGTCGCGGGCACGCTGCTCATGTCGCTCGGTGTGGTGCTGCTCCTCGGGCTGGTCGTGATCGGGCAGGTGCGCAACGGCCTGCTCGACGCCAAGGGCAAGGCTGCCCAGACACAGGCGGCCGGCGGATTCGCCGCAGCCCAGGAAAAGGCGAACGCCCCGCTCACCCCCGGTGGGCAGGGCGGCGACACGGCGGACGGCGCCACTGCCAACAACTCCTGGCGGACCGAGCTCGTCGACCAGCTCGCCAGCGGCGGCAAGAACGCCTTCAACGTGGTGGCGCTCAGCGCCGACGAGGGAACCCGTGCTCCACGCGGCTCGGGCAGCGTGGAGGCGGTGAGCATCCCGCAGCGCCTCCGGGATGCTGTGAACAAGGAGCCCGGGGCGTTCCAGACATACTCCGAGATCCAGTACGCGAACGGGCAGCAACCGCAGCCCGGACTCGTCGTGGGCAAGCGTCTCTACGACAACGACCACAATCCGTACCAGCTCTATTACCTCTTCCCGCTGACGCAGGAGGAGAAGTCGCTGACGCTGATCAAGGGCACGCTGGCGACCGCGGGACTCTTCGTGGTCGTACTGCTCGGCGCCATCGCCTGGTTCGTGGTGAGGCAGGTCGTCACGCCCGTGCGCATGGCGGCCGGTATCGCCGAGCGGCTTTCGGCCGGCAGGCTCCAGGAACGGATGAAGGTCACCGGCGAGGACGACATCGCCCGGCTCGGTGAGGCCTTCAACAAGATGGCGCAGAACCTGCAGCTGAAGATCCAGCAGCTGGAGGAGCTCTCCCGGATGCAGCGCCGTTTCGTCTCCGACGTCTCCCACGAGCTGAGGACACCGCTGACGACCGTACGGATGGCCGCCGATGTCATCCACGAGGCCCGCAGCGACTTCGATCCTGTGACGGCGCGCTCCGCGGAGCTGCTCGGGGACCAGCTCGACCGGTTCGAGTCGCTGCTCTCCGATCTGCTGGAGATAAGCCGGTTCGACGCGGGGGCCGCGGCGCTGGAGGCGGAGCCGATAGATCTGCGGCAGGTCGTACGGCGGGTGATCGGCGGGGCCGAGCCGCTGGCCGAGCGCAAGGGCACCCGGATCCGGGTGGCCGGCGATGAGCAGCCGGTGATCGCGGAGGCCGACGCGCGGCGCGTCGAGCGCGTCCTGCGCAACCTTGTGGTCAACGCAGTCGAGCACGGTGAGGGTCGCGACGTCGTGGTGCGGATGGGGGTGGCCGGAGGTGCGGTCGCCGTGGCCGTCCGGGACTACGGGGTGGGGCTCAAGCCGGGCGAGGCGACGCGGGTGTTCAACCGTTTCTGGCGGGCGGACCCGGCCCGCGCGCGGACGACCGGTGGCACCGGTCTCGGGCTCTCCATCGCGGTGGAGGACGCCCGGCTGCACGGCGGGTGGCTGCAGGCATGGGGCGAGCCCGGCGGCGGTTCGCAGTTCCGTCTGACGCTGCCGCGCACGGCGGACGAGCCGCTGCGCGGATCGCCGATACCACTGGAGCCCGAGGACTCCCGTAGCAACCGGGAGAATCGTGAGCGGGCCGCGGCCGCGCCGAAGACAGGGAGCGAGTACCGGCTGACGGCTGTGCCGACCCAGCCCGGCGGCAATGACAGGTCCGCACTGCCCGTACCGTCCCGTACTCCGGTTGCTCCACGGACGGCGCCGGCCTCGGTGCATCCGGCGGCCCTTCCGGGGAGCGGCGCACGGGTGGTCGCGCGCCACGCCGAGGACCGGTCGGGCGGCGAATTCGACACTGCGGTGCAGGACCCGGAGCGGGGGGACACGAATCGTGGGCACTGA